The following are encoded together in the Hoplias malabaricus isolate fHopMal1 chromosome 3, fHopMal1.hap1, whole genome shotgun sequence genome:
- the ghdc gene encoding GH3 domain-containing protein, producing the protein MMSLLRGLWWTLLFCFLTAAGAVVSPHPVATALGVVFLSGVVLLWRRISKWLKAENRSVWGLLNHLLALRCVSWLSKRQREKLEKDTLNIQQAQEETLLKRLRNNEQTLYGRQYGFSSIKDSEEFRRCHPVTTYDHYHDLVQRVSAGEANVLIRDKPLILAMTSGTSGNSSMLLSTKDTSTEFFLQGVCVCVAAMRKAFPRSLSLQKTLKLFYSPIVRHSEGGILIGPNSSSPSSSKHLLHLYTTPATAFQVQNERDALYLHLLFALKDRHVGIIESNFCSTVFYAFRALEERWEELVEDIESGGLSKNLELDIGLRMKLEKLLEPDPIRAAELKSKVSEGFQGIAQSVWPHLHLVLAVDSGSNQIYGELLRQHYCKGLPFYSPFYAATEGLIGVNLWPLQESRQYLLCPRSMFCEFLPEESLDSEQIQTILMHQVEEGKNYELVITSAAGLYRYRIGDIVKVVRFYNQCPVVEFLYRRCQMLNVRGEKVSEALFLEALRKAIAQWPGAKLVDYCCAESGILGDTSGGAQPHYQVFLELKGVRNLTEEQRYKLDCCLQADSAIYRSFRIKGSIGPMRVQLVSQGAFQELKRQMISLNNTSSNTFKMQRVIRKKEYADFLLGKTVS; encoded by the exons ATGATGTCACTGCTCAGGGGTCTTTGGTGGACCctccttttctgttttctgacaGCAGCTGGAGCAGTAG tatCACCTCATCCTGTAGCCACAGCTCTGGGAGTTGTGTTCCTCAGTGGAGTGGTTCTTCTGTGGAGGAGAATCAGCAAGTGGCTGAAGGCTGAGAACAGGAGTGTGTGGGGTCTGCTGAACCACCTCCTGGCTCTGAGGTGTGTGTCCTGGCTCAGTAaacgacagagagagaaactggaGAAAGACACCCTGAACATACAGCAGGCGCAGGAAGAAACACTGCTCAAACGACTGAGAAACAATGAGCAAACACTCTACGGAAGACAGTACGGCTTCAGTTCTATTAAAG ACTCTGAGGAATTCCGGCGGTGTCATCCAGTGACAACGTATGATCATTATCATGACCTAGTGCAGCGGGTTTCTGCAGGAGAGGCAAACGTTCTGATACGAGACAAGCCTCTCATCCTGGCCATGACATCTGGAACATCTGGAAACAGCAGCATGCTCCTTAGCACCAAGGACACCAGCACAGAGTTCTTCCTGCAG ggtgtgtgtgtttgtgtagctgCCATGAGAAAAGCTTTCCCAAGATCTTTGAGCCTCCAGAAGACCCTGAAGCTCTTCTATTCACCCATTGTACGCCATTCTGAGGGAGGAATACTCATTGGACCCAACAGCTCCTCCCCGTCCTCCTCCAAACATCTGCTCCACCTTTATACCACTCCAGCAACTGCATTCCAG GTACAGAATGAGAGGGATGCATTATATCTCCATCTACTCTTTGCTTTGAAAGACCGCCATGTTGGAATTATAGAGTCCAACTTCTGCTCAACTGTTTTCTATGCCTTCAGGGCATTAGAG GAGCGGTGGGAGGAACTTGTGGAAGATATTGAGTCTGGTGGTCTCAGTAAGAATTTGGAGCTGGATATTGGGCTGAGGATGAAGCTGGAGAAGCTGCTGGAGCCAGACCCCATCCGGGCTGCAGAGCTGAAGTCCAAGGTCAGTGAAGGTTTCCAGGGCATCGCTCAAAGTGTCTGGCCCCATTTACACCTGGTGCTGGCAGTGGACTCTGGATCGAACCAGATTTATGGAGAGTTACTGAGACAGCATTACTGCAAAGGCCTGCCTTTCTACTCCCCATTCTATGCTGCCACTGAAG GTTTAATAGGTGTAAACCTGTGGCCTCTTCAGGAGAGCAGACAGTATCTGCTGTGTCCTCGCTCCATGTTCTGTGAGTTTCTGCCTGAGGAGAGTTTAGATTCAGAACAGATCCAAACAATCCTCATGCACCAGGTTGAGGAAGGAAAAAACTATGAGCTGGTCATCACCAGTGCAGCCGGACTTTACAG GTATCGCATTGGCGACATTGTTAAAGTGGTCAGGTTCTACAACCAGTGTCCTGTGGTGGAGTTTCTCTATAG ACGTTGTCAGATGCTGAATGTCCGAGGTGAGAAAGTGTCAGAGGCTTTGTTTTTGGAGGCTCTGAGGAAGGCCATAGCTCAGTGGCCTGGAGCTAAGCTGGTGGACTACTGTTGTGCTGAGAGTGGCATTCTGG GTGACACTTCAGGAGGAGCTCAGCCTCATTATCAAGTGTTTCTGGAGCTGAAGGGGGTCAGGAACCTCACTGAGGAACAGAGATACAAG ttggacTGCTGTCTTCAGGCAGACTCAGCCATCTACAGGTCTTTCCGGATCAAAGGCAGCATTGGGCCAATGAGAGTGCAGCTTGTCAGCCAGGGGGCGTTCCAGGAGCTGAAAAGACAGATGATCTCACTGAACAACACCTCCTCCAACACGTTCAAAATGCAGCGTGTCATTCGCAAGAAGGAGTATGCAGACTTCCTGCTGGGCAAAACTGTTTCCTGA
- the stat5b gene encoding signal transducer and activator of transcription 5B, with product MALWIQAQQLKGDALHQMQALYGQHFPIEVRHYLAQWIEAQLWDAIDVEKQQEEFKAKRLLDNLVQELQRKAEHQMGEDGFLLKIKLGHYASQLKSAYDPCPMELVRCIKHILYTEQRLVQEASNVSSPGVGLTDGTPQKYQQINQVFEELRVMTQDTENDLRKLQHSQEYFIIQYQESLRIQAQLSSLASLPPAERVQRETSLQSRKATLEAWLTREANTLQKYRQDLAEKQQRTLALLRKQQTVIVDDELIQWKRRQQLAGNGGPPEGSLDILQSWCEKLADMIWQNRQQIRRVEHLTQQLPIPGPTEELLKELNSTVTDIISALVTSTFIIEKQPPQVLKTQTKFATTVRLLVGGKLNVHMNPPQVKATIINEQQAKALLKNENTRNDSSGEILNNNCVMEYHQTTGTLSAHFRNMSLKRIKRSDRRGAESVTEEKFTVLFESQFSVGGNELMFHVKTLSLPVVVIVHGSQDNNATATVLWDNAFSEPGRVPFVVPDKVTWPQLCEALNMKYKSEVQSDRGLSEENLVFLAQKAFSSSSNNPEDYRNMTMTWSQFNRESLPGRNFTFWQWFDGVIELMKKHLKAHWNDGAILGFLNKQQAQDMLLSKPNGTFLLRFSDSEIGGITIAWVAENPNKAGERMVWNLMPFTTKDFSIRSLADRISDLNHLLFLYPNQPKDDVFSRYCTPPNSKAVGDGYVKPEIKQVVKVEFSSPNSDQSAGNSNFMDHTASPTVSQQNNFGIYPTISDPMLDAEGEFDLEETMDMARQVEEFLRQPSEPQWSGQQS from the exons ATGGCGTTATGGATCCAGGCTCAGCAGTTAAAGGGGGACGCGCTGCACCAGATGCAGGCGCTCTATGGCCAGCATTTCCCCATAGAGGTTCGACACTATCTGGCGCAGTGGATTGAGGCTCAGCTTTg ggATGCCATAGATGTGGAGAAACAGCAGGAGGAGTTTAAAGCCAAGCGTTTATTGGACAACCTGGTTCAGGAATTGCAGAGAAAAGCTGAACATCAGATGGGTGAAGACGGGttcttattgaaaataaaactgGGTCATTATGCCTCACAATTAAAG AGTGCCTATGACCCTTGTCCAATGGAGCTTGTGCGATGTATCAAACACATCCTCTATACAGAGCAAAGACTAGTCCAAGAGGCATCAAAT GTGAGCAGTCCAGGTGTGGGTCTAACAGATGGAACACCTCAGAAATACCAGCAAATTAACCAAGTGTTTGAAGAGCTTCGAGTGATGACACAGGACACGGAGAATGACCTGAGAAAACTGCAGCACAGCCAGGAATATTTCATTATTCAGTACCAAGAGAGCCTGAGGATACAGG ctcagcTGAGCAGTTTGGCAAGTTTGCCTCCAGCCGAACGAGTGCAGAGAGAAACAAGTTTGCAGAGTCGGAAAGCTACTCTGGAAGCATGGCTAACACGAGAGGCTAACACATTGCAGAAATACAGACAG GACCTAGCAGAGAAGCAGCAAAGGACATTGGCGTTGTTGAGGAAACAGCAGACTGTGATAGTAGACGATGAACTGATTCAGTGGAAGAGACGGCAGCAGCTAGCTGGCAACGGTGGACCTCCAGAAGGGTCTCTAGACATCCTTCAGTCCTG GTGTGAGAAGTTGGCAGATATGATTTGGCAGAATCGGCAGCAGATTCGACGAGTTGAGCACCTAACACAGCAACTGCCCATTCCAGGTCCCACAGAAGAGCTGCTTAAAGAATTAAACAGCACTGTTACTGACATCATATCGGCTCTAGTCACCAG TACATTCATTATAGAAAAGCAGCCTCCACAGGTGTTAAAGACGCAGACTAAGTTTGCCACGACAGTACGTTTGCTGGTTGGAGGAAAGTTGAATGTCCACATGAACCCCCCACAGGTGAAGGCAACCATCATCAACGAGCAGCAGGCCAAAGCTCTGTTGAAGAACGAGAATACCAGAAA TGACAGTAGTGGAGAGATCCTGAATAATAACTGTGTAATGGAGTACCATCAAACCACAGGCACCCTCAGCGCTCACTTCAGGAATATG TCTTTGAAGCGTATAAAGCGGTCAGACAGGCGTGGTGCTGAGTCGGTGACTGAGGAGAAGTTTACGGTTCTGTTTGAGTCTCAGtttagtgtgggaggaaacgagCTAATGTTTCATGTGAAG ACGTTATCTCTGCCCGTTGTGGTCATTGTCCATGGCAGTCAGGACAATAATGCCACAGCTACAGTGCTGTGGGACAACGCCTTTTCAGAGCCG GGTCGGGTGCCCTTCGTTGTTCCAGATAAAGTGACGTGGCCGCAGCTGTGTGAAGCTctgaatatgaaatataaatcaGAGGTGCAGAGTGACCGTGGGCTTTCTGAAGAGAACCTGGTCTTTCTTGCACAAAAAGCCTTCAGCAGCTCCAGCAACAACCCAGAGGATTACAGAAACATGACCATGACCTGGTCCCAGTTTAACAGG GAGAGTTTACCTGGTAGAAACTTCACCTTCTGGCAGTGGTTTGATGGTGTCATAGAACTCATGAAGAAACATCTCAAGGCTCACTGGAATGATGG AGCAATCCTGGGTTTTCTCAATAAACAGCAGGCTCAAGATATGCTGTTATCCAAACCTAACGGCACATTCCTGCTGCGCTTCAGTGACTCTGAGATAGGAGGCATCACCATCGCGTGGGTGGCTGAGAACCCCAACAAAGCAG GTGAGAGAATGGTGTGGAATCTGATGCCCTTCACAACTAAAGACTTCTCCATCCGCTCTCTGGCTGACCGCATCAGTGACCTGAACCACCTGCTGTTCCTTTACCCAAACCAGCCTAAAGATGATGTGTTCTCTCGTTACTGCACTCCTCCAAACT CGAAAGCTGTAGGTGACGGCTACGTCAAGCCAGAGATCAAGCAGGTGGTGAAAGTAGA GTTCTCCTCGCCAAATTCTGACCAGTCTGCTGGAAACTCAAACTTCATGGACCATACTGCTTCACCGACTGTCAGCCAACAAAACAATTTTGGAATCTACCCTACaat tagTGACCCTATGCTGGACGCTGAAGGAGAGTTTGATTTGGAGGAAACCATGGACATGGCCAGGCAGGTGGAGGAGTTCCTGCGCCAGCCCTCTGAACCCCAGTGGAGTGGACAGCAGTCGTGA